A stretch of the Kroppenstedtia eburnea genome encodes the following:
- a CDS encoding D-alanyl-D-alanine carboxypeptidase family protein, which produces MRARLCVWVLLLCLPIAAGPTSVWAAEDGLAPSSKSAVLVDADTGTVLYEKNSREKLPPASITKIMTMLLVMEALEKGQISYEDRVRTSEYASSMGGSQIFLETGEVMKLEDLLKAVAVGSANDASVALAEHLAGTEERFVEMMNRRAEELGMKDTRFQNPNGLPASDHYSTARDIAIMSRELLKHREITRFTKTYEDYLRKESKKPFWLVNTNKLVKFYEGLDGLKTGFTREAGFCLAATAKRRDLRAIAVVMGEPDVKARNREITRMLDFAFNQYANRVIYKPGQLIGKLQVDKGEKSMIEVRSPQQFSVLMKKGENADDYRTKIRWEKLKAPVRKGQLLGAVEVEKDGKTVSRMELVSAREIPKAGMWTILKRTARKLFFIPDETPAADPGT; this is translated from the coding sequence ATGCGAGCACGTTTGTGTGTGTGGGTACTGTTGTTGTGTCTGCCCATTGCGGCAGGTCCCACCTCGGTGTGGGCGGCGGAAGACGGGTTGGCCCCCAGTTCCAAATCGGCGGTTCTGGTCGATGCGGATACCGGAACCGTGTTGTATGAAAAAAACAGCCGGGAAAAACTGCCGCCGGCAAGCATCACCAAAATCATGACGATGCTTTTGGTGATGGAAGCGTTGGAGAAAGGCCAGATCTCCTATGAAGACCGGGTGCGTACCAGTGAATATGCCTCCTCCATGGGAGGGTCCCAAATTTTTCTGGAAACTGGCGAAGTCATGAAGCTGGAAGATCTGCTAAAAGCGGTGGCAGTCGGAAGTGCCAATGATGCTTCGGTGGCTCTCGCCGAACATTTGGCGGGAACGGAAGAGCGGTTCGTGGAAATGATGAACCGGCGGGCAGAAGAGTTGGGCATGAAAGACACCCGCTTTCAAAACCCCAATGGCCTTCCCGCATCTGACCATTATTCCACGGCGCGGGATATTGCGATCATGTCCCGGGAGTTGCTCAAACACCGGGAAATCACCAGGTTTACGAAAACCTACGAGGATTATTTGCGTAAAGAGAGTAAAAAGCCTTTTTGGTTGGTGAACACCAATAAGTTGGTGAAGTTTTACGAAGGATTGGATGGTCTTAAAACAGGATTTACGAGGGAAGCGGGATTTTGTCTTGCCGCCACCGCCAAGCGTCGGGATTTGCGGGCAATTGCCGTGGTCATGGGTGAACCGGATGTGAAGGCTCGAAACCGGGAAATCACCCGCATGCTGGATTTTGCATTCAATCAATACGCCAACCGGGTGATTTACAAACCGGGTCAATTGATCGGCAAACTTCAGGTGGATAAGGGAGAAAAAAGCATGATCGAGGTGCGTTCTCCCCAACAGTTCAGCGTGTTGATGAAAAAAGGGGAGAATGCCGACGATTACCGGACGAAAATTCGCTGGGAAAAGCTGAAGGCACCGGTCAGGAAAGGGCAGCTCCTGGGAGCTGTGGAAGTGGAGAAAGACGGAAAAACAGTGTCCCGGATGGAGTTGGTTTCCGCCCGGGAGATCCCCAAAGCGGGAATGTGGACCATACTGAAGCGAACTGCCAGGAAGCTGTTTTTCATTCCCGATGAAACACCTGCCGCCGATCCCGGAACTTAA
- the spoIIAA gene encoding anti-sigma F factor antagonist, which yields MSLHVEISQQRDVLVVRLDGELDHHSATEVRERIDREWSKGIHGHLVLNLSKLTFMDSSGLGVILGRYRRISEMDGKMVLCAVQPSVYRLFELSGMMKILPFCEDEQTALNVCGVAS from the coding sequence ATGAGCTTGCATGTGGAGATTTCACAACAGCGGGACGTACTTGTCGTGCGTCTGGACGGGGAGTTGGATCATCATTCAGCAACAGAGGTGCGGGAGCGAATCGACCGGGAATGGTCCAAAGGAATCCATGGACATCTGGTTTTAAACTTATCCAAACTCACCTTTATGGACAGCTCGGGACTTGGAGTGATCCTGGGTCGTTATCGCAGAATCTCCGAAATGGATGGAAAAATGGTTCTCTGCGCCGTCCAACCTTCTGTGTACCGCTTGTTTGAATTGTCGGGAATGATGAAAATCCTTCCCTTTTGCGAGGATGAGCAAACAGCTCTCAATGTCTGCGGGGTGGCATCATGA
- the spoIIAB gene encoding anti-sigma F factor, producing the protein MSTVHTNFMEMRFASRSENESFARVAVASFVSQLDPTMEELTDIKTVVSEAVTNAIIHGYEERTDGEITIRTEIDGNRISIQIEDQGVGIADVDRARQPLFTSKPELERSGMGFTIMENFMDQVEVLSVEGKGTSVRMVKDLKTHRQAVGN; encoded by the coding sequence ATGAGTACAGTACATACCAATTTCATGGAGATGAGGTTTGCCAGCCGCTCGGAGAACGAATCCTTCGCCAGGGTGGCGGTGGCCTCTTTTGTTTCCCAACTGGATCCGACGATGGAAGAGTTGACCGATATTAAAACGGTGGTTTCAGAAGCGGTCACGAACGCGATTATTCACGGTTACGAGGAGAGGACAGACGGTGAGATCACGATCCGGACCGAAATCGACGGGAACCGGATCAGCATCCAGATCGAGGATCAAGGGGTGGGCATCGCGGATGTGGACAGGGCGCGTCAACCTCTGTTCACCTCCAAGCCGGAACTGGAACGTTCCGGGATGGGCTTCACCATCATGGAAAATTTTATGGATCAAGTGGAAGTCCTCTCTGTTGAAGGGAAGGGAACGAGTGTACGTATGGTGAAAGATTTGAAAACCCACCGACAGGCTGTGGGAAACTGA